A stretch of the Methanosphaera sp. genome encodes the following:
- a CDS encoding DUF4040 domain-containing protein: MADLNLMIQGAIPWILYIITILGAIVCLMQKDPLRMAVLTSVSGFAVAAIFQVLLAADVALTQAVVGAAIVPTLVAIAVLKTREEPVSKEEGEL; this comes from the coding sequence ATGGCAGATTTAAATTTAATGATACAAGGAGCAATTCCTTGGATTTTATACATAATCACAATTTTAGGTGCTATTGTTTGTTTAATGCAAAAAGACCCACTTAGAATGGCAGTATTAACCAGTGTAAGCGGATTCGCAGTAGCAGCAATCTTCCAAGTATTACTTGCAGCAGATGTAGCTTTAACTCAAGCAGTAGTTGGAGCAGCAATTGTACCTACATTAGTAGCTATTGCAGTATTAAAAACAAGAGAAGAACCTGTATCAAAAGAGGAAGGTGAATTATAA
- a CDS encoding cation:proton antiporter (subunit G of antiporter complex involved in resistance to high concentrations of Na+, K+, Li+ and/or alkali) produces the protein MAADFSLVMGDPIGVIVGIILIICGIIALIAAKGLLVETDDDLKYTVFARLEILGILDVLSVLILVLIGQAALGIVYFILAPFATHAIAKGHFRGEQGEQ, from the coding sequence ATGGCAGCTGATTTTAGTTTAGTAATGGGTGATCCTATAGGAGTTATCGTTGGTATTATCCTTATTATCTGCGGAATAATCGCATTAATCGCAGCAAAAGGATTATTAGTAGAAACTGATGATGATTTAAAATACACAGTATTTGCAAGATTAGAAATACTCGGTATATTAGATGTATTAAGCGTACTTATCTTAGTGCTTATCGGACAAGCAGCTTTAGGTATTGTATACTTTATATTAGCTCCATTTGCAACACATGCAATAGCAAAAGGACACTTCCGTGGAGAACAGGGGGAGCAATAA
- a CDS encoding Na+/H+ antiporter subunit E, with protein sequence MFLTRIIYGIQFFIVLVVEIIKAVIDTAACSLKGDVDPVVVKIKPDLKRPVSLAILCNTITLTPGTITVDMDQEEGVLTVSAITPRATEDIIPLEPYIKKMLE encoded by the coding sequence ATGTTTTTAACTAGAATAATCTATGGAATACAATTTTTCATAGTATTAGTAGTCGAAATAATAAAAGCAGTAATTGACACAGCTGCTTGCAGTCTCAAGGGAGATGTTGATCCTGTAGTTGTTAAGATTAAACCTGATCTTAAAAGACCAGTATCCTTAGCAATCTTATGTAATACTATCACATTAACACCTGGTACTATTACAGTAGACATGGATCAAGAAGAAGGTGTATTAACAGTATCAGCTATTACACCACGTGCAACTGAGGACATCATACCTCTTGAGCCATATATAAAAAAAATGTTAGAATAA
- a CDS encoding metal-dependent hydrolase produces MSSFKPHAIAGIVFGLPFVFKMQPISLAVFYLFFALIGASIPDLDHSSRKNKIYLMFIVGILLSVLLFLYEGNTISCLIIVMLALIFYISKHRGFTHTFVGIFIISLLFTLFIMGFLPTVLRMCIDFNVEFSGNVFIFIILGAIGYFTINRRYFRLYLLALAAYLVIFPMDFTVINWYMVFAMMFVGSLSHLVLDLNTKMGLAIFKPFSNTVFHKSMASILILVWLAFAFFQMGVFSII; encoded by the coding sequence ATGTCTTCATTTAAACCTCATGCAATTGCTGGTATTGTTTTTGGATTGCCTTTTGTTTTTAAAATGCAGCCTATTTCACTTGCAGTTTTTTACTTATTTTTTGCATTAATTGGTGCATCTATTCCTGATTTAGATCATAGTAGTCGTAAAAATAAGATTTATTTGATGTTTATTGTTGGTATTTTACTTTCAGTTCTTCTTTTTTTATATGAGGGTAATACTATATCTTGTTTGATTATTGTGATGCTTGCCTTGATTTTCTATATCTCAAAACATAGGGGCTTTACACATACTTTTGTTGGTATTTTCATAATATCATTGCTTTTTACATTGTTTATTATGGGTTTTCTTCCAACTGTTCTTCGTATGTGTATTGATTTTAATGTTGAATTCTCAGGTAATGTTTTTATTTTCATTATTCTTGGAGCAATTGGATATTTCACTATTAATAGACGTTATTTCAGATTGTATTTACTTGCACTTGCTGCATATTTAGTCATTTTCCCTATGGATTTCACTGTTATTAACTGGTATATGGTGTTTGCTATGATGTTTGTTGGTTCTTTAAGTCATCTTGTTCTTGACTTAAATACCAAAATGGGTCTTGCAATCTTTAAACCATTTTCTAATACTGTTTTCCATAAAAGTATGGCTTCTATTTTAATTTTAGTGTGGCTAGCATTTGCCTTTTTCCAAATGGGCGTATTTAGTATAATATAA
- a CDS encoding argininosuccinate synthase codes for MEKVVLAFSGGLDTSVCVKLLEEKYDMEVITACVDVGQPEDEIKRPAEAADKIGSSKHFTIDAKDEFAKEYAFRCIKTNSLYEGYPLSTAYARPLIAKKIVEIAEQEGATTIAHGCTGKGNDQFRFEATIRSESDLKIVAPVRDYNLTRTEEQEYAKEHGIPLPSEKIYSIDENIWGRSIEGGLLEDPATAAPEDIYAWTKSTLDAPDEPTIVKIEFINGEPVAINDEELEPVALIRKANEIAGENGIGRIDMIEDRIIGLKSRENYETPGAILLITAHSALEKLIFSREELKFAESLSQKYAELVYDGHWNEPLREDLDVVNDHMQRRVTGTVEVRLHKGSMKVITKQSPFALYNQENVSFDDKGIDQREMIGMVKYHDLQGAEYSKVNKQ; via the coding sequence ATGGAAAAAGTTGTATTAGCATTTAGTGGTGGACTCGATACATCAGTATGTGTAAAACTATTAGAAGAAAAATATGATATGGAAGTTATAACTGCATGTGTAGATGTAGGACAACCAGAAGATGAAATTAAAAGACCTGCAGAAGCAGCAGATAAAATTGGATCATCAAAACACTTCACAATCGATGCAAAAGATGAATTTGCAAAAGAATATGCATTCAGATGCATAAAAACAAACTCATTATATGAAGGATATCCATTAAGTACAGCATATGCAAGACCATTAATTGCAAAAAAAATTGTAGAAATTGCAGAACAAGAAGGAGCAACAACAATTGCACATGGATGTACAGGAAAAGGAAACGACCAATTCAGATTTGAAGCAACAATCAGATCAGAATCAGATCTTAAAATAGTAGCACCAGTAAGAGACTACAACTTAACAAGAACAGAAGAACAAGAATATGCAAAAGAACATGGAATACCACTTCCATCAGAAAAAATCTACAGTATTGATGAAAACATCTGGGGAAGATCAATAGAAGGAGGACTTCTTGAAGATCCTGCAACAGCAGCACCAGAAGACATCTATGCATGGACAAAATCAACACTTGATGCACCAGATGAACCAACAATTGTAAAAATTGAATTCATAAATGGTGAACCTGTAGCAATCAATGATGAAGAACTTGAACCTGTAGCATTAATTAGAAAAGCAAATGAAATAGCAGGAGAAAATGGTATTGGTAGAATAGACATGATCGAAGATCGTATAATTGGTCTTAAATCAAGAGAAAACTACGAAACACCAGGTGCAATACTTCTCATAACAGCACACTCAGCTCTTGAAAAACTAATATTCAGTAGAGAAGAACTTAAATTTGCAGAAAGTCTTTCACAAAAATATGCAGAACTTGTATATGATGGACACTGGAACGAACCATTAAGAGAAGACCTTGATGTAGTAAACGACCACATGCAAAGAAGAGTAACAGGTACCGTAGAAGTAAGATTACACAAAGGATCAATGAAAGTAATCACAAAACAATCACCATTTGCACTATACAACCAAGAAAATGTATCATTTGATGATAAAGGTATAGATCAAAGAGAAATGATTGGTATGGTAAAATACCACGACCTTCAAGGTGCAGAATACTCAAAAGTAAATAAACAATAA
- a CDS encoding FAD-dependent oxidoreductase, which produces MNIVIIGAGASGLTAASNIRKYDEESQIIVFTTQKNVAYSPCAIPYVIGGHIDSFDDIIMHKPGEYMQKNIRVITETEVTEIDKDIKEVTYKSKNATVDEKVKYDKLIIATGGTPLMPPIPGKDLEGVFKVRTVEDGEEILKYSQDVENVTLVGGGAIGLELGSELANKGIKVTIAEMMPQLFPRSFDKEMSDKFQEHLEEKNVTILTSSAVESINGDEKVESVTIDGQQRPADMVILSTGVRAETKLAESIGCKLGRFAIEVDEHMETSVKDVYAAGDCVEVVSAITGEKTPSPLGTTAVRQGIILAKHLTGHDIEFKPVLNSTVSQIGRMEMGAVGITQQEAENMDIDVVVSNIESLSKARYYPGSKPLYLKLIAKLDGTIIGCQMFGQEAVAERVDTMTAIISQKLKCSEVVSMEFSYAPPVSQVIDPIAQAAGECLEKIEEINDAKVEDCQEAENCDVCDKADDCEIKPAEEPAKEECQKDEEPAEPKEPTVSFTQQLRENNFIQ; this is translated from the coding sequence TTGAATATAGTAATTATCGGAGCAGGAGCTTCCGGATTAACAGCAGCATCTAATATTAGAAAATATGATGAAGAATCTCAAATTATAGTGTTCACAACACAGAAAAATGTAGCATATTCCCCATGTGCAATTCCATACGTAATTGGGGGACATATCGACAGCTTTGATGACATAATTATGCATAAACCTGGAGAATATATGCAGAAAAACATAAGAGTTATTACAGAAACTGAAGTAACTGAAATTGACAAAGACATCAAAGAAGTAACATATAAATCCAAAAATGCTACAGTAGATGAAAAAGTTAAATATGACAAACTTATAATAGCAACAGGTGGAACACCATTAATGCCACCTATTCCTGGTAAAGATCTTGAAGGAGTATTTAAAGTAAGAACTGTTGAAGATGGTGAAGAAATACTTAAATATTCACAGGATGTAGAAAACGTTACACTTGTTGGTGGAGGAGCAATAGGTCTTGAACTTGGATCAGAACTTGCAAATAAAGGTATTAAAGTAACAATTGCTGAAATGATGCCACAATTATTCCCAAGATCATTTGATAAAGAAATGTCTGATAAATTCCAAGAACATCTTGAAGAAAAAAATGTTACAATACTAACATCTTCAGCTGTAGAATCAATTAATGGTGATGAAAAAGTTGAATCTGTAACAATTGATGGACAACAAAGACCAGCAGATATGGTAATACTTTCAACTGGAGTAAGAGCAGAAACAAAACTTGCAGAAAGTATCGGATGTAAACTTGGTAGATTTGCAATAGAAGTAGATGAACATATGGAAACATCAGTTAAAGATGTTTATGCAGCAGGAGACTGTGTTGAAGTTGTAAGTGCAATTACAGGTGAAAAAACACCATCACCACTTGGTACAACAGCTGTAAGACAGGGAATTATACTTGCAAAACACCTTACAGGTCACGACATAGAATTCAAACCAGTTCTTAACTCAACAGTATCACAAATTGGTAGAATGGAAATGGGAGCTGTAGGAATTACACAACAAGAAGCAGAAAACATGGATATTGATGTTGTAGTAAGTAACATTGAATCATTATCAAAAGCAAGATACTATCCTGGAAGCAAACCATTATACCTTAAATTAATTGCAAAACTTGATGGTACAATCATTGGATGTCAAATGTTTGGACAAGAAGCAGTAGCAGAAAGAGTAGATACAATGACAGCTATTATTTCACAAAAACTTAAATGTAGTGAAGTTGTATCAATGGAATTTTCATATGCACCACCTGTATCTCAGGTAATTGATCCTATAGCACAAGCTGCTGGTGAATGTCTTGAAAAAATAGAAGAAATTAACGATGCAAAAGTAGAAGATTGTCAAGAAGCAGAAAACTGTGATGTATGTGACAAAGCAGATGATTGTGAAATAAAACCTGCTGAAGAACCTGCAAAAGAAGAATGTCAAAAAGATGAAGAACCTGCAGAACCTAAAGAACCTACAGTAAGTTTCACACAACAATTAAGAGAAAATAACTTCATACAATAG
- the cfbD gene encoding Ni-sirohydrochlorin a,c-diamide reductive cyclase catalytic subunit yields MHPRPSPIAAALYTLRDLQVDVIIMHGPAGCCFRTGRLLEDEKIRVITTAMNENDYIFGASDKLVDTIHEVYDTFKPEKIGIVGTCVSMIIGENMKQSVQQAGVDCDIIIVETHAGFSEGDNTSGAIATLKAANEAGIIPIEEVERQTLMLQKATELEKTRGMAKGEYIKPNYGDNKVKVANIILDAIKQDKKVSIVLNAKKETSYLFADIMTIPWQDYDLKAPVYIANTDEEIGLDYIRNHAKVVNDNVSKPINYITGGLDEYPITGTNAEEILADLDSDITVILGVPHAVDVNKIPGTTIAVTDGPRLVKPLNDMGYDYVITELDAHSKTLGCENIVESEFAQTLRGLLE; encoded by the coding sequence ATGCATCCAAGACCAAGCCCAATAGCTGCAGCATTATATACACTACGTGATCTTCAAGTAGATGTAATTATTATGCATGGACCTGCTGGGTGTTGTTTTAGAACAGGAAGACTACTTGAAGATGAAAAAATACGTGTAATTACAACAGCAATGAATGAAAATGATTATATCTTTGGTGCTAGTGATAAACTAGTTGATACAATCCATGAAGTATATGATACATTTAAGCCTGAAAAGATAGGTATTGTTGGAACATGTGTAAGTATGATTATTGGAGAAAACATGAAACAATCTGTACAACAAGCAGGAGTTGACTGTGATATTATAATTGTAGAAACACATGCAGGATTTAGTGAAGGTGACAATACATCAGGTGCAATTGCAACACTAAAAGCTGCAAATGAAGCAGGAATAATACCAATTGAGGAAGTTGAAAGACAAACACTCATGCTTCAAAAGGCAACAGAACTTGAAAAAACACGTGGAATGGCAAAAGGTGAATACATCAAGCCTAACTATGGAGATAACAAAGTAAAAGTTGCAAATATAATACTTGATGCAATAAAACAAGATAAAAAAGTATCAATTGTACTTAATGCTAAAAAAGAGACAAGCTACCTATTTGCAGATATTATGACAATACCATGGCAAGACTATGATCTTAAAGCACCAGTATATATTGCAAATACAGATGAAGAAATTGGACTTGACTACATCCGTAACCATGCAAAGGTTGTAAATGATAATGTATCAAAACCTATAAATTACATTACAGGTGGTCTTGATGAATACCCAATAACAGGTACAAATGCAGAAGAAATTCTAGCAGATCTTGACTCTGATATAACAGTTATACTTGGTGTTCCTCATGCAGTGGATGTAAATAAAATTCCAGGCACAACAATTGCAGTAACAGATGGTCCACGTCTTGTAAAACCATTAAATGATATGGGATATGACTATGTAATTACAGAGCTTGATGCACATTCTAAAACTCTTGGATGTGAAAATATAGTAGAATCTGAATTTGCACAAACACTAAGAGGACTTCTCGAATAA
- a CDS encoding redox-regulated ATPase YchF, which yields MLQIAVTGKPNVGKSSFFNSATLSEAEVANYPFTTIDANAAIAYVTAQCPCGELDVTCNPRTGKCEDSTRYIPVELIDVAGLVPGAHEGKGLGNQFLDDLSQARALIHIIDASGSTDEEGNPCDPGSHDPLDDVNFLRDEVTMWLYSILERNWSRLIRKVMSEHLNFAKVIADQLSGAGVFLDDVLEAERIMDDNYDKWEKEDILKFLSKLLEYAKPIIIVANKIDTPQAEENIARLKEHYEVIPTSAESELALINAAKAGLISYKSGDDHFDVIDDSKLSEKQKAALDYIDVNVLKKYGSTGVQNVINTAVYDVLNQIVVYPVEDEHKYSDQKGNILPDALLIPKGSNPRDLAYCIHTDIGEGFTHAIDARRNMRISSEHELEQSDIISIISNK from the coding sequence ATGTTACAAATTGCAGTAACAGGAAAACCAAACGTAGGAAAATCATCATTTTTTAATTCAGCAACACTATCTGAGGCTGAAGTAGCAAATTATCCATTTACAACAATCGATGCAAATGCAGCAATAGCATATGTAACAGCACAGTGTCCATGTGGAGAACTTGATGTTACATGTAATCCAAGAACAGGAAAATGTGAAGATTCAACACGATATATACCAGTTGAATTAATAGATGTTGCAGGTCTTGTACCTGGAGCTCATGAAGGTAAAGGTCTTGGTAACCAGTTCCTTGATGATTTAAGTCAGGCAAGAGCATTAATTCATATTATTGATGCATCAGGATCAACAGATGAGGAAGGAAATCCATGTGATCCTGGAAGTCATGATCCACTAGATGATGTTAACTTCCTAAGAGATGAAGTTACAATGTGGCTTTATTCTATTCTTGAAAGAAATTGGTCAAGACTTATAAGAAAAGTAATGTCAGAACATCTTAACTTTGCAAAAGTTATAGCAGATCAACTTAGTGGTGCTGGTGTATTTCTTGATGATGTACTTGAAGCTGAACGTATCATGGATGATAACTATGATAAATGGGAAAAAGAGGATATTTTAAAATTCTTATCTAAACTTCTTGAATATGCAAAACCTATCATTATTGTTGCAAATAAAATTGACACACCACAGGCTGAAGAAAACATTGCAAGACTTAAAGAACACTATGAAGTTATACCAACAAGTGCTGAATCTGAACTTGCACTTATTAATGCCGCAAAAGCAGGTCTTATAAGCTATAAATCTGGTGATGATCATTTTGATGTTATTGATGATTCTAAATTATCAGAAAAACAAAAAGCAGCACTTGACTATATTGATGTAAATGTTCTTAAAAAATATGGATCTACAGGAGTTCAAAACGTTATTAACACAGCAGTATATGATGTTTTAAATCAAATTGTTGTATATCCTGTTGAAGATGAACATAAATACTCTGACCAGAAAGGTAATATCTTACCTGATGCACTTTTAATACCTAAAGGATCAAATCCTAGAGATCTTGCATACTGTATCCACACAGATATTGGTGAAGGTTTCACACATGCAATTGATGCAAGACGTAATATGAGAATTTCAAGTGAACATGAACTTGAACAATCAGATATTATTAGTATAATTTCAAATAAATAA
- a CDS encoding cobalt-precorrin-7 (C(5))-methyltransferase, whose protein sequence is MTNKMNIVGIGPGAKEYLTVAGLEIIEKSDVIVGSKRSLELFDYLDAEMVVLEPRDIPKTIKKAVSFLDEGLKVTILSTGDPGFSGMLKTMQKISPKTKLEVTPGISSIQLASAKLQIPWDDANLITIHGGKAPTEDLLDKLEEGKNNILLPNRHISELAEYLIDHGYNPEHPITICEKLSYPDEQIVQVTLGEARNMEFGYMCIVVI, encoded by the coding sequence ATGACAAATAAAATGAATATTGTAGGTATTGGACCTGGTGCAAAAGAATATTTAACAGTTGCAGGTTTGGAAATTATTGAAAAATCTGATGTTATAGTTGGAAGTAAAAGATCACTTGAACTATTTGATTATCTTGATGCAGAAATGGTAGTTCTTGAACCTAGAGATATTCCAAAAACTATTAAAAAAGCTGTTTCATTCCTTGATGAAGGTCTTAAAGTAACAATTTTATCAACTGGAGATCCTGGATTTTCTGGTATGCTTAAGACAATGCAGAAAATTTCACCAAAAACAAAACTTGAAGTTACACCTGGTATTAGTTCAATCCAGCTTGCATCAGCAAAACTTCAAATTCCATGGGATGATGCAAATCTTATAACAATTCATGGTGGAAAAGCTCCAACAGAAGATCTTCTTGATAAACTTGAAGAAGGAAAAAACAATATCTTACTACCAAATAGACACATAAGTGAACTTGCAGAGTATCTTATTGATCATGGATATAATCCTGAACATCCAATTACAATATGTGAAAAACTAAGCTATCCTGATGAACAAATTGTTCAAGTTACACTTGGTGAAGCTAGAAATATGGAATTTGGATACATGTGTATTGTAGTAATTTAG
- a CDS encoding DUF6198 family protein → MENKSKYFKMVEEFLKREFIKQTSEDLNLKVKIKKILFLNIGLLLMAVAIALSIRCNMGTSPMSAFAYVLSLVTPFNVGTILIFFNLFFVICEVLIAKSEFKKIQYFQVILSFVFGYFTNFTMKLTENIIPTTQLDKWILCIASCFIMALGIVFEVKAKTLLLPDDGILIVVSQKLEKGFGEIKVVFDVICVILAAIISYIQLGCINAIGIGTVVSAACVGYIVKFYKKMLQKAVEAYSSEEVENIKNKSKTTLKDAKDKITKP, encoded by the coding sequence ATGGAAAATAAATCTAAATACTTTAAAATGGTGGAAGAATTTCTCAAAAGAGAATTCATAAAACAAACCAGTGAAGATTTAAACTTAAAAGTAAAAATTAAAAAGATACTCTTTCTTAATATTGGACTGCTTCTTATGGCAGTTGCTATTGCTCTTTCCATACGTTGTAATATGGGAACATCACCAATGAGTGCATTTGCATATGTATTATCTTTAGTTACACCATTTAATGTGGGAACAATTCTCATATTTTTTAATTTATTTTTTGTCATATGTGAAGTTCTCATAGCAAAATCTGAATTTAAGAAAATTCAATACTTCCAAGTCATACTTTCATTTGTTTTTGGATATTTTACAAATTTCACAATGAAGTTAACTGAAAATATAATTCCAACAACACAACTTGATAAATGGATATTATGCATAGCATCATGTTTTATAATGGCACTAGGAATTGTATTTGAAGTAAAAGCAAAAACCTTACTTCTACCTGATGATGGAATTCTCATAGTTGTTAGTCAAAAACTAGAGAAAGGATTTGGTGAAATAAAAGTAGTCTTTGATGTTATATGTGTAATTTTAGCAGCTATAATATCATATATTCAGCTTGGATGTATTAATGCAATAGGAATAGGAACAGTAGTTAGTGCAGCATGTGTTGGATATATTGTTAAATTCTACAAAAAGATGCTACAAAAAGCAGTTGAAGCTTATAGTAGTGAAGAAGTTGAAAATATTAAAAATAAGTCAAAAACCACACTCAAAGATGCTAAAGATAAAATAACAAAACCATAA
- a CDS encoding site-2 protease family protein — protein MNVLYYYLIGFIIVWIVALLLKNKPYIDIDGIMIMLKTDKLRNIINKIANISPNFWKRFLNLLMPLGVILIVVMVWSVIYSLQIMFNQPTVSLILPGVDIPGSPIYIPFATGLIALATVLIIHEGGHGVVAAAEKIDIDSVGLILLGIIPGAFVEPNEKQLSEANSISKIRVFFAGPMANVILCIIALVISMGIGGFIASEHIYTTDGMEISSVVSGSPAEGVLADGMVIKSINNKTTSTTPEYMNALNGLHIGDRINIVTDKGEYNLTLSSSPSNSSKAYIGIRTKGHEIVTQQAKAKYGEVIPAVLPTLSEIFSLIYILNFAVGTFNLLPMKPLDGGLILEEVLNMRVTPQRRKEFNDTLNKYTRIFPMAVRCWISRRFNSLLNVLARYNLSEERAGTIMRMITTFFIVILIILIGYGTIPGILKML, from the coding sequence ATGAATGTATTATACTATTATTTGATTGGTTTCATTATAGTATGGATTGTTGCATTACTACTGAAAAACAAGCCATACATTGATATTGATGGAATTATGATAATGCTTAAAACAGATAAGCTACGTAATATTATTAATAAAATTGCTAATATTTCACCTAATTTCTGGAAGAGATTTCTTAACCTCTTAATGCCACTTGGTGTGATACTGATAGTTGTAATGGTTTGGAGTGTTATTTATTCACTTCAGATCATGTTTAATCAACCTACAGTATCATTAATTCTTCCAGGTGTTGATATTCCAGGTTCACCAATTTATATTCCATTTGCAACAGGACTTATTGCTCTTGCCACTGTATTAATTATACATGAAGGTGGTCATGGAGTTGTTGCAGCAGCAGAAAAGATTGACATTGACTCTGTTGGATTAATACTTCTTGGTATTATTCCTGGTGCATTTGTTGAACCTAATGAAAAACAGTTATCTGAGGCAAATAGTATCTCAAAGATACGAGTATTTTTTGCAGGTCCTATGGCAAATGTAATTCTTTGTATTATTGCACTTGTCATTTCTATGGGAATTGGTGGATTTATAGCATCAGAACATATCTATACAACAGATGGTATGGAAATATCAAGTGTTGTATCAGGCAGTCCTGCTGAAGGTGTTCTTGCAGACGGTATGGTTATTAAATCTATTAATAACAAGACAACATCTACAACACCAGAGTATATGAATGCCTTAAATGGTCTTCATATTGGTGATAGAATTAATATTGTTACAGATAAGGGCGAATATAATCTTACATTATCATCGAGTCCATCAAATTCATCAAAGGCATATATTGGTATAAGAACAAAAGGACATGAAATTGTTACACAACAAGCAAAAGCTAAATATGGTGAGGTAATTCCTGCAGTACTTCCAACACTTAGTGAAATATTTTCACTAATTTATATTCTTAACTTTGCTGTTGGTACATTTAACCTACTTCCAATGAAGCCTCTTGATGGTGGATTAATACTTGAGGAAGTTCTCAATATGAGAGTTACACCTCAAAGACGTAAGGAATTTAATGATACACTAAATAAGTATACAAGAATCTTTCCAATGGCTGTGCGTTGTTGGATAAGTCGACGTTTTAATAGCCTGCTTAATGTTCTTGCAAGATATAACTTATCTGAGGAGAGAGCTGGTACTATTATGCGTATGATTACAACATTTTTCATTGTAATTCTTATAATACTTATTGGTTATGGAACAATTCCAGGAATTCTTAAGATGCTTTAG